From Haloterrigena salifodinae, the proteins below share one genomic window:
- a CDS encoding ABC transporter permease yields the protein MAETNSTFDATDDHEGTSDGSTATRSELYKEWLDVAVLAPVRIAWNDWRTKLGSLIIAFYILMGTVGLYLVSPPNQGQGPQHAAPFESMAYPLGTNHMGRSLLSEIVYSTPPVLKMILAGAVFSTIMATIVGTISGYKGGFVDSVLTTLTDIAMTIPGLPLIILLVAVFEPESPYVIGIFLTINSWAGLARSIRSQVLSIRDHSYVEVSRIMGASTPKIIADDVLPNIMPYVLVNFVNSARGVIFGAVALFYLGILGGFSNNWGITLNEAYTNAAIYSLDSIYWLLFPMIAIVGLSFGLVLFAQGTEKLFNPRIRARHADTVDDTAPHEE from the coding sequence ATGGCTGAAACCAATTCAACGTTCGACGCGACCGACGATCACGAGGGCACGAGCGACGGATCGACGGCAACCCGTTCGGAACTGTACAAGGAGTGGCTCGACGTAGCCGTCCTCGCTCCCGTGCGGATCGCCTGGAACGACTGGCGAACGAAGCTCGGATCACTCATCATCGCGTTCTACATACTAATGGGGACGGTCGGTCTCTATCTCGTTTCCCCGCCAAATCAAGGGCAGGGACCCCAACACGCTGCGCCCTTCGAAAGTATGGCGTACCCGCTCGGAACGAACCACATGGGGAGGAGTCTCCTCTCTGAAATCGTCTACTCGACGCCGCCGGTGCTGAAGATGATCCTGGCTGGCGCGGTGTTCTCGACGATCATGGCGACGATCGTCGGGACCATCTCGGGCTACAAGGGAGGGTTCGTCGATAGCGTCCTCACCACCCTTACGGACATCGCCATGACCATCCCCGGACTACCCCTGATCATCCTCCTGGTCGCCGTCTTCGAACCGGAGAGTCCGTACGTGATCGGGATCTTCCTCACGATCAACTCGTGGGCCGGTCTTGCGCGGTCGATCAGGTCGCAGGTGCTCTCGATCAGGGATCACTCCTACGTCGAAGTCTCTCGAATCATGGGTGCGTCCACGCCGAAAATTATCGCCGACGACGTCTTGCCGAACATCATGCCCTACGTGCTGGTCAACTTCGTCAACTCCGCACGCGGGGTCATCTTCGGCGCGGTCGCGCTGTTCTACCTCGGGATCCTCGGCGGCTTCTCGAACAACTGGGGAATCACGCTTAACGAGGCCTACACCAACGCAGCGATCTACTCGTTAGACAGCATTTACTGGCTACTTTTCCCGATGATAGCGATCGTCGGCCTCTCATTCGGGCTGGTGCTGTTCGCACAGGGAACGGAAAAACTGTTCAATCCGCGTATCCGGGCGCGCCACGCGGACACTGTCGATGACACTGCGCCCCACGAGGAATAA
- a CDS encoding ABC transporter ATP-binding protein translates to MQRKRTKTVADPIFEVRDTTVSFDMERGESKVLNEVNIDVDRGEVLGVVGESGSGKSMFASALLDAVVDPGVLTGDITFRPESGEPIDLLDLSQEQIKQIRWEEISMVFQGAMSSFNPTMSIGDHFRETLAVHDYDVEEGMERAEELLADLYLESEQVLDSYPHELSGGMSQRALIALSLVLEPEVLVMDEPTAALDLLMQRSIIRLIREIADERDLTIVFITHDLPLVANLADRIAVLYAFEFVEVGPAYEVLTAAKHPYTRALLNSTPNLETPREQMRPIEGAAPDPVSVPNGCSYHPRCPLADATCERDDPPLESDTPEDGHVAACHYVERVPETVPLTLQEVKVNE, encoded by the coding sequence ATGCAGCGAAAACGCACGAAAACCGTCGCCGATCCGATCTTCGAGGTTCGGGACACGACCGTCTCGTTCGACATGGAACGGGGGGAATCGAAAGTACTGAACGAAGTGAATATCGACGTCGACCGGGGTGAAGTCCTCGGCGTCGTTGGGGAAAGCGGGAGTGGAAAATCGATGTTCGCCTCCGCGCTGCTCGACGCGGTGGTCGATCCCGGCGTCCTCACCGGCGACATCACCTTCCGCCCCGAATCGGGGGAGCCCATCGATCTGCTCGATCTCTCCCAGGAGCAAATCAAGCAGATTCGCTGGGAGGAGATTTCCATGGTGTTCCAGGGAGCGATGAGTTCGTTCAACCCGACGATGTCGATCGGGGATCACTTCCGAGAGACCCTGGCCGTCCACGACTACGACGTCGAGGAGGGGATGGAACGCGCCGAAGAACTCCTCGCGGATCTCTACCTCGAGTCCGAGCAGGTGTTAGACTCCTATCCGCACGAGCTGTCGGGCGGAATGAGTCAACGCGCGCTCATCGCACTCTCGCTGGTGCTCGAGCCGGAAGTGCTGGTGATGGACGAGCCGACGGCCGCGCTGGACCTGCTGATGCAGCGCAGTATCATCCGATTGATCAGGGAGATCGCGGACGAGCGCGACCTGACGATCGTCTTCATCACCCACGACCTGCCGCTGGTCGCGAACCTCGCCGACCGAATCGCGGTGCTGTATGCCTTCGAGTTCGTCGAGGTCGGTCCGGCCTACGAGGTGCTGACGGCGGCGAAACACCCCTACACGCGAGCGTTGCTCAACTCGACGCCGAACTTGGAGACGCCACGCGAGCAGATGCGACCGATCGAAGGCGCGGCGCCGGATCCGGTGTCGGTTCCGAACGGGTGTTCGTACCATCCGCGCTGTCCGCTGGCCGACGCGACTTGCGAGCGCGACGATCCGCCCCTCGAGTCGGACACCCCGGAGGACGGTCACGTCGCGGCGTGTCACTACGTCGAGAGGGTCCCCGAGACGGTTCCGCTGACCCTGCAGGAGGTGAAGGTCAATGAGTGA
- a CDS encoding ABC transporter ATP-binding protein, which produces MSDDHLVSLRDVEVHFESEQSLLSKIKGETDVVKAVDGISLDISENDVVALVGESGCGKSTLGKTTIGVQRPTSGTVTYRGQDIWKAKDKDGNVEIPYDEIRQSLQIIPQDPGASLNPNKTVQHSLGAPLKLRHPEMDAFERRERINEMISRVGMSPPEDYAKRFPHQLSGGEKQRVALIRALLMNPDLILADEAVSALDVSLRIDMMDLMLELQAEFNTSFLFISHNLSNASYVAGKSDGRIGIMYLGELVEIGPIDEVLANPKHPYTKALVWATPNLDPDVDDETETPLRKIDVPDPRNPPSGCRFHTRCPKAREACKGNTPESVSVDGDEDHTVTCFREIDNHEYWDSPKLVDESSENESEPTALEDEPVQ; this is translated from the coding sequence ATGAGTGATGACCACCTTGTCTCGCTGCGGGACGTGGAAGTGCACTTCGAGTCCGAGCAGTCGCTGCTCTCGAAGATAAAGGGCGAGACCGACGTCGTCAAGGCCGTCGACGGCATCTCGCTGGATATCTCCGAAAACGACGTCGTCGCGCTGGTCGGCGAGAGCGGTTGCGGGAAGTCGACCCTCGGAAAGACCACCATCGGCGTCCAGCGTCCGACCAGCGGCACGGTGACGTACAGAGGGCAGGATATCTGGAAGGCCAAGGACAAGGACGGAAACGTCGAGATCCCGTACGACGAGATCCGTCAGTCCCTCCAGATCATCCCTCAGGATCCGGGCGCGTCGCTCAACCCCAACAAGACGGTACAGCACTCCCTCGGGGCGCCGCTCAAGCTTCGGCATCCGGAGATGGACGCGTTCGAACGGCGAGAGCGGATCAACGAAATGATCTCGCGGGTCGGGATGTCGCCGCCGGAAGACTACGCCAAGCGGTTCCCCCACCAGCTGTCGGGCGGCGAGAAACAGCGCGTCGCGCTGATCCGTGCGCTGTTGATGAACCCCGATCTCATCCTCGCCGACGAGGCGGTCAGCGCGCTCGACGTCTCCCTGCGAATCGACATGATGGACCTCATGCTCGAGTTGCAAGCGGAGTTCAACACGTCGTTCCTCTTTATCAGCCACAACCTCTCGAACGCCAGCTACGTCGCCGGGAAATCCGACGGTCGCATCGGCATCATGTACCTCGGCGAACTCGTCGAGATCGGTCCCATCGACGAGGTGTTGGCGAACCCGAAACACCCCTACACGAAGGCGCTGGTGTGGGCGACACCGAACCTCGATCCGGACGTCGACGACGAGACCGAAACGCCGCTCCGGAAGATCGACGTTCCGGATCCCCGAAACCCGCCGTCGGGCTGTCGGTTCCACACGCGCTGCCCCAAGGCCCGCGAGGCCTGCAAAGGGAACACGCCCGAGTCGGTGTCGGTCGACGGAGACGAGGACCACACGGTGACCTGTTTCCGTGAGATCGACAATCACGAGTACTGGGACAGCCCGAAACTCGTAGACGAATCGTCGGAGAACGAGTCCGAACCGACCGCACTCGAGGACGAACCGGTCCAGTAG
- a CDS encoding alpha-L-arabinofuranosidase C-terminal domain-containing protein yields MTALFTHTSDDCESRAAVRLDPSRQGETVNPELYSKFGEHLYTPRNVTNVLEAQALYNPTFGSWKFGSQQYGPDGGNSAAFDPDEIDDRIDTYAETHGIPDAERLRTAYRDGTALWWFPYGNPDAVRTSPDVGTADDRAQRFETESTDDYTGLAQWCHLPVHRTNAFEGTVTLRAAAETSVRLAVHDVDPDDGTLESVLAETSVTARTDDRTVDFSLELPQADLEESERLFGFSVTTEVDDANIVVDRVCCYPDDHVATADPEIVDLLADLNLSVLRWPGGNFVSGYHWRDGVGPIEERPTEPNPAWDALETNLFGTDEFVALCEAVGCEPMICVNAGSGTAEEAARWVEYCNGSTDTEMGALRAEHGHPEPYDVTYWEIGNELYGSWQIGWTTPTGNADRFRRFKAAMEAVDDSIEVMACGNRHTDWNEPLYEQLESDDWLTDHVLLECHADPETDPVELFNAHSGFASQLREEYEAVATDCRDAGLEDVRQAITELQLFTRFDEPEDDETDEGEPADEESADQRLSRETLPTNKSVTEAVFDATIIHECIRSGTVDMVTHSGVGNHGGGLRKSQGRVWADPCYYGQQLESGLVGGTPIGVDVTSHTFSTETAWGTETSQWFGELEPVTDEPAIDAMAVTDAEEHDLAVVLVHRDAGVDTIEVTVSGGPLESLDEVTVDRLSAETMYDTNTLEEPEKIVPTTDSAAVADGTVTVSLPPYSLVRLTEDCDRD; encoded by the coding sequence ATGACAGCTCTCTTTACGCACACCAGCGACGACTGCGAATCGCGGGCGGCCGTTCGTCTCGACCCCTCGCGGCAGGGGGAGACGGTGAACCCCGAACTCTACTCGAAGTTCGGCGAACACCTCTACACGCCTCGAAACGTGACGAACGTCCTGGAGGCACAGGCCCTGTACAATCCTACATTCGGCTCCTGGAAGTTCGGGAGCCAGCAGTACGGTCCGGACGGCGGCAACAGCGCCGCCTTCGATCCCGACGAGATCGACGATCGGATCGACACGTACGCCGAGACGCACGGGATTCCGGACGCGGAGCGGCTCCGAACGGCCTATCGCGACGGGACGGCGCTGTGGTGGTTTCCGTACGGGAATCCGGACGCGGTCCGGACGAGCCCCGACGTCGGAACGGCCGACGATCGCGCACAGCGGTTCGAGACCGAGTCGACGGACGATTACACTGGACTCGCGCAATGGTGTCACCTACCGGTCCACCGCACGAACGCCTTCGAGGGCACGGTAACGCTTCGCGCCGCCGCGGAGACGTCGGTCCGGCTCGCGGTCCACGACGTCGATCCCGACGACGGAACGCTCGAGTCTGTACTTGCGGAAACCAGCGTGACCGCTCGAACCGACGACCGAACCGTTGACTTCTCGCTGGAACTACCGCAGGCGGACCTCGAGGAGTCGGAGCGACTGTTCGGATTCAGTGTGACTACCGAGGTTGATGACGCGAACATCGTCGTCGACCGGGTCTGCTGTTACCCCGACGACCACGTCGCCACGGCCGACCCCGAAATCGTCGACCTGCTCGCCGACCTGAACCTCTCCGTGCTCCGGTGGCCCGGCGGCAACTTCGTCTCGGGCTACCACTGGCGGGACGGCGTCGGCCCGATCGAGGAGCGGCCGACCGAGCCGAATCCGGCGTGGGACGCCCTCGAGACGAACCTCTTCGGCACCGACGAGTTCGTCGCGCTCTGCGAGGCGGTCGGCTGCGAGCCGATGATCTGCGTGAACGCCGGCAGCGGGACGGCCGAGGAGGCGGCGCGGTGGGTGGAGTACTGCAACGGCTCGACCGACACCGAGATGGGCGCGCTGCGGGCCGAACACGGTCATCCCGAACCGTACGACGTAACCTACTGGGAGATCGGCAACGAGCTCTACGGCTCGTGGCAGATCGGCTGGACGACGCCGACGGGCAACGCCGACCGGTTCCGCCGGTTCAAGGCGGCGATGGAGGCCGTCGACGACTCGATCGAGGTGATGGCCTGCGGGAACCGCCACACCGACTGGAACGAGCCGCTCTACGAGCAACTCGAGTCCGACGACTGGCTCACCGACCACGTCCTCCTCGAGTGCCACGCCGATCCGGAGACCGACCCGGTCGAACTGTTCAACGCGCACTCGGGCTTCGCGAGCCAACTCCGAGAGGAGTACGAGGCGGTCGCCACCGACTGCCGAGACGCCGGTCTCGAGGACGTCCGGCAGGCGATCACGGAACTGCAGCTGTTCACTCGCTTCGACGAGCCCGAGGACGACGAGACGGACGAAGGTGAGCCGGCAGACGAGGAGAGCGCGGACCAGCGGTTGAGCCGAGAGACGCTCCCGACGAACAAGAGCGTCACCGAGGCCGTCTTCGACGCTACGATCATCCACGAGTGCATCCGGAGCGGGACCGTCGACATGGTGACCCACTCCGGCGTCGGGAACCACGGCGGCGGCCTCCGGAAGTCCCAGGGGCGAGTGTGGGCCGATCCCTGTTACTACGGCCAGCAACTCGAGTCAGGACTTGTCGGCGGCACTCCGATTGGCGTCGACGTCACGTCTCACACCTTCTCGACCGAAACCGCGTGGGGGACGGAGACGAGCCAGTGGTTCGGTGAACTCGAGCCCGTGACCGACGAACCCGCGATCGACGCGATGGCGGTGACCGACGCCGAGGAACACGATCTCGCTGTCGTGCTCGTCCACCGTGATGCGGGGGTGGACACCATCGAGGTGACGGTCTCGGGCGGCCCGCTGGAATCGCTCGACGAGGTGACGGTCGATCGGCTCTCGGCGGAGACGATGTACGACACGAACACGCTCGAGGAGCCCGAGAAAATCGTGCCGACGACCGACAGCGCGGCGGTCGCCGACGGGACCGTCACGGTATCGCTTCCGCCGTACTCGTTGGTTCGGCTGACCGAGGACTGCGATCGTGACTGA
- a CDS encoding thiamine pyrophosphate-binding protein, whose protein sequence is MTPTDPEGGPPTAAGSEQLYDALVDAGIDLLVGLPGTQTLPLDRTVDRRDDIRYVMARHETAIPHVAWGHYEAGGDVAATLTVPGPGDTNAMHGLKNALDDRVPLIHIAADADPADRGKGPIHEIEPDTFDNVVKENYAIERPTEFHRAVRSGIETALTPPCGPVRLGVPKPLLDAEFRSPPVTIDPPTSRFDGDAEYETARRLLADAERPVVYLGVGARRTGDPESIRTLVETLDAAVVASYKGKGVFPEDDPRWLGVTSSHLPAGAIRALEAADVVLALGARFDGVVTADWSLPMGETLVHVTLDSSRIDVAYESDVAIVDDIGSAVDRLRNSLGSRKRPDGAWDGAAVGRRVRAEYDDRLEDRGLLEDDVPIATAGALRTLREVLPRETVVTTDIGGFRLWAKQTFEADEPEAYVTSGSWAGMGVGIPAAIGAKLARPERPVVALTGDGGAMMCLQELHTAAAYDLDVLTILFNNEDYGIISKSPAIDQYAEGHRFEWSSPDFAAIAEGFGCRGQTVQTLSGLEDAVDAALARTDGPELIDVRVDPDEPTAAAFADYDSELEF, encoded by the coding sequence ATGACGCCGACAGACCCCGAGGGCGGCCCGCCAACCGCGGCCGGTAGCGAACAGCTCTACGACGCGCTGGTCGACGCCGGGATCGACCTCCTCGTTGGACTTCCCGGAACGCAGACGCTGCCGCTGGATCGAACCGTCGACCGGCGCGACGACATCCGGTACGTGATGGCCCGCCACGAGACCGCGATTCCCCACGTCGCGTGGGGACACTACGAGGCCGGCGGCGACGTCGCCGCGACGCTGACCGTCCCCGGCCCCGGCGATACGAACGCGATGCACGGGCTGAAGAACGCGCTCGACGACCGCGTTCCCCTGATCCACATCGCCGCGGACGCCGATCCTGCGGACCGCGGGAAGGGACCGATCCACGAGATAGAACCCGACACGTTCGACAACGTCGTCAAGGAGAACTACGCCATCGAGCGCCCGACCGAGTTCCACCGCGCGGTCCGTTCGGGGATCGAGACCGCGCTGACGCCGCCGTGCGGTCCGGTCCGGCTCGGCGTCCCGAAGCCGCTCCTCGACGCCGAGTTCCGCTCGCCGCCGGTGACGATCGATCCGCCGACGAGCCGGTTCGACGGCGACGCGGAGTACGAGACCGCACGGCGACTGCTCGCCGACGCCGAGCGACCGGTCGTCTACCTCGGCGTCGGTGCCCGCCGAACGGGCGACCCGGAGTCGATCCGCACCCTCGTCGAAACGCTCGACGCCGCGGTCGTCGCCTCCTACAAGGGCAAGGGCGTCTTCCCGGAGGACGATCCGCGTTGGCTCGGCGTGACGAGCAGTCACCTCCCGGCGGGAGCGATACGCGCGCTCGAGGCCGCCGACGTCGTGCTCGCGCTCGGCGCTCGGTTCGACGGGGTGGTGACCGCCGACTGGTCGCTACCCATGGGCGAGACGCTCGTCCACGTCACCCTCGACTCGAGCCGGATCGACGTTGCCTACGAATCGGACGTGGCGATCGTCGACGACATCGGCAGCGCGGTCGATCGGCTTCGAAACAGCTTGGGATCCCGAAAGCGACCCGACGGTGCGTGGGACGGGGCGGCCGTCGGCCGACGCGTCCGCGCGGAGTACGACGACCGACTCGAGGACCGCGGCCTGCTCGAGGACGACGTGCCGATCGCGACGGCGGGTGCGCTCCGGACCCTGCGCGAGGTGTTACCCCGCGAGACCGTCGTGACGACGGATATCGGCGGCTTCCGGCTCTGGGCAAAGCAGACCTTCGAAGCGGACGAGCCGGAGGCCTACGTCACCTCGGGCTCCTGGGCGGGGATGGGCGTTGGGATCCCGGCCGCGATCGGCGCGAAACTCGCCAGACCGGAACGGCCGGTCGTCGCGTTGACGGGCGACGGCGGGGCCATGATGTGTCTGCAGGAACTCCATACGGCCGCGGCGTACGATCTGGACGTGCTCACGATCCTCTTCAACAACGAGGACTACGGGATCATCAGCAAGTCGCCCGCCATCGACCAGTACGCCGAAGGCCACCGATTCGAGTGGTCTTCGCCCGATTTCGCCGCAATTGCCGAGGGATTCGGCTGTCGGGGCCAAACGGTGCAGACGCTCTCGGGACTCGAGGACGCCGTCGATGCCGCACTCGCGCGGACCGACGGCCCCGAACTGATCGACGTGCGTGTCGATCCGGACGAGCCGACGGCCGCGGCGTTCGCCGACTACGACTCCGAACTGGAGTTCTGA
- a CDS encoding carbohydrate-binding family 9-like protein, translated as MREYTVNRTTVDVPLAGTVSGTPWADAVAFRIDEFSWHDGGPKPLTTGRALYDDRAIYLQYHAEDTDIAASVTELNGPTYRDSSVEFFADPTPDDDSRYFNFEPNCCGQFKLAWQERDWEARGIGRDLVSSDVAATVDVETSVPGPTKDPHPDDEEWWLAAALPFDALEALTGVTLAPTSGTEWRGNFYRSGVPTAQKATWNPIEKPEPDYHSPEYFGRIRFE; from the coding sequence ATGAGGGAGTACACGGTCAATCGAACGACAGTCGACGTTCCCCTTGCTGGAACGGTTTCCGGGACGCCTTGGGCGGACGCGGTCGCGTTCCGAATCGACGAATTCTCTTGGCACGACGGCGGGCCGAAACCGCTCACGACGGGGCGGGCTCTCTACGACGATCGAGCGATCTATCTGCAGTATCACGCCGAGGACACCGACATCGCCGCCTCGGTGACCGAACTCAACGGCCCGACCTACCGGGACAGTTCGGTCGAGTTCTTCGCCGATCCGACCCCGGACGATGATTCGCGGTACTTCAACTTCGAGCCCAACTGCTGCGGCCAGTTCAAACTCGCCTGGCAGGAGCGCGACTGGGAAGCGCGCGGAATCGGCCGCGACCTCGTCTCGAGCGACGTTGCCGCGACCGTCGACGTGGAGACGTCCGTTCCCGGCCCGACGAAAGATCCCCACCCGGACGACGAGGAGTGGTGGCTCGCCGCCGCGCTCCCCTTCGACGCGCTCGAGGCGCTCACTGGCGTGACCCTCGCGCCGACTTCGGGGACGGAGTGGCGCGGAAACTTCTACCGGAGCGGCGTCCCGACCGCACAGAAGGCGACGTGGAACCCGATCGAAAAACCGGAGCCGGACTACCACTCGCCGGAGTACTTCGGTCGGATTCGATTCGAGTAG
- a CDS encoding dihydrodipicolinate synthase family protein — MSLPAEQVRSRLRGVAVGLLTPFDDDLEIEHEKIAENAQELYGEGIRTFLATANISEYHSLSASERVDVAEASVNALPSDACVLAGVGGSTHNATELIQAYDRIDVDAMMIMPPDHTYLHEQGLLEYYRNLASSTEAPLVPYVRGFDPSVDYLTSLTRVDGVVGIKYALKDPVKLGAAVEAGADDVVWVDGLAEPYAVSYWAEGAEGFSAGVSNFRPEIGLELFDALSEGDWERACELRNICLPYQNFRDETGQDNAIAGAISVSAVKKGLELAGLHGGNVREPIRTLRPEEERKAKRLYNQLEDDIESLID, encoded by the coding sequence ATGTCATTGCCAGCCGAGCAGGTACGGAGCCGTCTCCGTGGCGTTGCTGTCGGTCTGTTGACCCCGTTTGACGACGACCTCGAGATCGAACACGAGAAAATCGCGGAAAACGCACAGGAGCTGTACGGCGAGGGGATACGGACGTTTCTGGCGACCGCGAACATCAGCGAGTATCACTCGCTGTCGGCGAGCGAGCGCGTCGATGTCGCTGAGGCGAGCGTCAACGCGCTCCCGTCGGACGCTTGCGTCCTCGCGGGCGTCGGCGGCAGCACGCACAACGCCACGGAGCTGATTCAGGCGTACGATCGCATTGACGTCGACGCGATGATGATCATGCCGCCGGACCACACCTATCTCCACGAACAGGGACTGCTGGAGTACTATCGTAACCTCGCCTCGTCGACTGAGGCGCCGCTCGTTCCCTACGTCCGTGGCTTCGATCCGTCCGTCGACTACCTCACCAGCCTCACCCGCGTCGACGGCGTCGTCGGGATCAAGTACGCGCTGAAGGATCCGGTCAAGCTCGGCGCGGCCGTCGAGGCCGGTGCCGACGACGTCGTCTGGGTCGACGGTCTCGCGGAACCCTACGCCGTCTCGTACTGGGCGGAGGGCGCCGAGGGCTTCTCCGCGGGCGTCAGCAACTTCCGCCCGGAGATCGGACTCGAACTGTTCGACGCGCTCTCCGAGGGCGACTGGGAGCGCGCCTGCGAACTCCGGAATATCTGCCTGCCCTACCAGAACTTCCGGGACGAAACCGGGCAGGATAACGCAATCGCCGGCGCGATCAGCGTCTCGGCGGTCAAGAAGGGGCTCGAACTCGCCGGTCTCCACGGCGGCAACGTCCGCGAACCGATCCGCACGCTCCGGCCCGAAGAGGAGCGGAAGGCCAAACGGCTGTACAACCAACTCGAGGACGACATCGAATCCCTCATCGACTGA
- a CDS encoding UxaA family hydrolase, with translation METFSGYRRDDGRIGVRNRVAVLPTSVAASAVADRIATDGGPRVTATPHQMGTEQPEPARRRTERVLAGIGRNPNVGGALAVELGTEAADASAIADEIVADDTPVETLSIRDAGGTRGAVERGREAIDSLLEEAARARFESADASELVFGVECGGSDATSGIAANPAVGNACDRLVEAGGTSCFSETPEFIGAEHVLAERCVDESVRERLLECVDRRESVADLMGVDLRGTQPTPGNQEGGLTTIEEKSLGAIAKGGTAPIRDVVDYADPLPVGGGLVVMDTPGYDVESVVGKVAGGAQVIAFTTGRGSTTGNPIAPVIKVTGNPQTAERMANNMDVDASTVLDGESVEAVGERVYETLLSVADGDRTEAERRGMAEFAINELQPRELASLGDPT, from the coding sequence ATGGAAACGTTTTCCGGGTACAGACGCGACGACGGACGGATCGGCGTCCGCAACCGGGTCGCCGTTCTGCCGACGTCGGTCGCGGCGAGCGCGGTCGCCGATCGGATCGCAACCGACGGCGGACCGCGCGTGACGGCGACGCCCCACCAGATGGGAACCGAGCAGCCGGAACCGGCTCGCAGACGCACCGAACGAGTGCTCGCCGGAATCGGCCGCAACCCGAACGTCGGCGGCGCGCTCGCGGTCGAACTGGGAACCGAGGCCGCCGACGCGTCGGCGATCGCCGACGAGATCGTAGCGGACGACACGCCGGTCGAGACACTGTCGATTCGCGACGCCGGCGGCACGCGCGGGGCCGTCGAACGCGGCCGCGAGGCCATCGACTCGCTCCTCGAGGAGGCGGCGCGCGCTCGCTTCGAGAGCGCGGACGCGAGCGAACTCGTCTTCGGCGTCGAGTGCGGCGGCAGCGACGCTACGAGCGGGATCGCAGCCAATCCCGCGGTGGGAAACGCCTGCGACCGGCTCGTCGAGGCCGGCGGGACGAGTTGCTTCAGCGAGACGCCGGAGTTCATCGGCGCCGAGCACGTCCTCGCGGAGCGTTGCGTCGACGAATCGGTCCGCGAGCGACTCCTAGAGTGCGTCGACAGGCGCGAGTCCGTCGCCGACCTGATGGGCGTCGACCTCAGGGGAACCCAGCCCACGCCGGGCAATCAAGAGGGCGGACTGACGACAATCGAGGAGAAGAGCCTGGGCGCCATCGCGAAGGGCGGCACGGCGCCGATCCGCGACGTTGTTGACTACGCGGATCCGCTCCCGGTCGGCGGCGGGCTGGTCGTGATGGACACGCCCGGCTACGACGTCGAGAGCGTCGTCGGCAAGGTCGCCGGCGGCGCGCAGGTGATCGCCTTCACCACCGGCCGCGGCAGCACGACCGGGAACCCGATCGCGCCGGTGATCAAGGTCACCGGCAACCCCCAGACGGCCGAGCGCATGGCGAACAACATGGACGTCGACGCCAGCACGGTCTTGGACGGCGAGTCGGTCGAGGCCGTCGGCGAGCGCGTCTACGAGACGCTGCTGTCGGTCGCCGACGGCGACCGAACCGAAGCGGAGCGTCGCGGGATGGCCGAGTTCGCGATCAACGAACTCCAGCCGCGGGAGCTGGCGTCGCTGGGTGATCCGACGTGA
- a CDS encoding UxaA family hydrolase has protein sequence MKGIVLDEAAVLLADGDTVATAIADLEAGRAIETEDLPGDRTVLEVAEPIAFGHKLAVTAINAGEPIAKYGEVIGSATERIEPGEWVHTHNCESNRGRGDLAEGSA, from the coding sequence GTGAAGGGGATCGTACTCGACGAGGCGGCGGTGCTGCTGGCCGACGGCGACACCGTGGCGACGGCGATCGCCGACCTCGAGGCCGGCCGCGCCATCGAAACCGAGGACTTGCCGGGCGATCGAACGGTCCTCGAGGTCGCCGAACCGATCGCGTTCGGCCACAAGCTCGCCGTGACGGCGATCAACGCCGGCGAGCCGATCGCCAAGTACGGCGAGGTCATCGGCAGCGCCACCGAGCGGATCGAGCCGGGCGAGTGGGTGCACACCCACAACTGCGAGAGCAACCGCGGCCGCGGCGATCTGGCGGAGGGGTCGGCGTGA